In Streptococcus gallolyticus subsp. gallolyticus DSM 16831, the sequence CTTCGCTTTGTAAACCCATACACAAACGAAGAGATAATTCAGACCACAAACTTGACAGATGATTTTGATAGCGTTATCATGGAACTACAACAAAATTAGATAGAAGGTTAAAAATATGGGAATTCGATCTTTATTTGGTAGCTTACGGGAAAAAATTATTGGTAAAAACCTCAAAATTGTTTTTCCTGAAGGAAATGACGAACGCGTGCTTCGAGCAGCCGCTCGTTTGAAATTCGAGGGATTAATTGAGCCGATTATTTTAGGAGACGCTAAAGAAGTTCGAGCTTTGCTTGCGAAATTTGGCTTCGCTGATCAAAATTATGTCATTATCAACCCAGCAGAATACGATCAATTTGATGAAATGAAAGAAGCATTTCTTGAAATTCGTAAGGGAAAAGTAACACCAGAAGATGCTGAGCGTTTGTTGCAAGATGTCAATTATTTTGGTGTCATGCTTGTCAAACTTGGCTTGGCTGACGGAATGGTTTCTGGTGCCATTCATTCAACCGCTGATACGGTTCGCCCAGCGCTTCAAATCATTAAAACGAAACCTGGCATTTCACGCACTTCAGGAGTGTTCTTGATGAATCGTGAAACAACAGAACAACGTCTTGTGTTTGCTGACTGTGCGATTAATATCGACCCTACCGCTCAAGAATTGGCTGAAATTGCTGTGAATACTGCGGATACGGCTAAAATTTTTGACATTGAACCAAAGATTGCAATGTTGAGTTTTTCAACGAAAGGAAGTGCTAAGGCGCCACAAGTTGAAAAAGTACAAACAGCAACTAAGATTGCTAAAGAAACACGTCCTGACATTCTTTTGGATGGTGAATTGCAATTTGATGCGGCATTTGTTCCAGGGACAGCGGCTGTAAAAGCACCAGATAGTGATATTGCAGGACAAGCAAATGTCTTTATCTTCCCAGACCTTCAATCAGGAAATATTGGTTACAAAATTGCTCAACGCTTAGGGATGTTTGAAGCTATTGGTCCAATCCTTCAAGGACTCAACAAGCCTGTGAATGATTTGTCACGTGGTTCAAGTGCTGAGGATATTTACAAATTAGCTATCATCACAGCTGCTCAAGCTATTGATGGTAACGACAATTAATAAAAATTAACAAAGCTCAGTTGGTTTTTCCGACTGGCTTTCTTGTCTTAATAAGAAAAGAGGAAATATGTCAAAAATTGCTTTAGTTACGGGAGCTTCTGCTGGATTTGGTAAAGCTATCGCTGAAAAATTAGTATCTGACGGTTATCGTGTCATTGCTAGTGCCCGCCGTTTGGAAAAATTGCAGAGCTTACAAGCAGCACTAGGTGAACAGAATGTTTACCCTCTTCAAATGGATGTCTCACAAACACAAGCTATTGATGAAGCTTTGGCTTCTTTGCCTAAAGAGTGGCGAGAAATTGACATTCTGGTTAACAATGCAGGCTTAGCACTTGGCTTGGATAAGGCATACGAAGCAGATTTTTCAGATTGGCTGACAATGATTAATACGAATATCATTGGTTTGACTTATTTAACTCGCCAAATTTTGCCAGATATGGTTAAACGTAATACTGGTATGATTATCAATCTTGGGTCAACTGCTGGTACAGTTCCTTATCCTGGGGCTAATGTTTACGGGGCTTCAAAAGCTTTCGTGAAACAATTTTCATTGAACTTGCGTGCGGATCTTGCAGGCACTAAAATTCGGGTTACCAATATTGAACCAGGTCTTTGTGAGGGAACAGAATTTTCAAATGTTCGTTTTAAAGGCGACAATGAACGCGCTGAAAAACTCTACGATGGCGCACATGCTATTAAAACAGAAGATATTGCTAACACCGTTTCTTGGGTGGCAAGCCAACCTTCTCATGTCAATATCAACCGCATTGAAATAATGCCTGTTTCCCAATCTTTCGGACCACAACCCGTTTACCGAGATTAAAAAAGAGCCATATGGCTCTTTTCATCATTCCTATAAATCATTACCAATAGAAGGTCCTGATGTGGTGTCAGACCAAGCAACGATAGCTTGACCAGTTTCTTTTAGATAACTAGACAGAAGTGGTTTTAAGTCTTGAATGTAAGTTATGATACCAAGTGATTGACCAGAAGTATCTAAAATCAGCTGATAAGTTTGCGTTAAGATGACATCAAAACTATCTGTCGGTATTTGCAAATGTAGGCTTTTTTCTGGAGATTGATGCAGGCTTTGCCAAATCCATTCAGAAAGTTTCTCGCTTTCATTTTCTGGAAAAAATGAACCGTCAGAGCGATTGTTGCTATAAATGAGCTTTAAATTGTTATCATAAAAACTAGCTCGGTAGGGAAGATGAGCCAGTAATGCTTTAATGTTTTTCATGTTATCAATCATAACGATTTTATCAGAAAAGCACAACTAAACTGTTTGTAAGCTGCTATGAGGGAACTTGCACATGCATTGTCTTGAACATTCAGAGGATAATATCAGAAAACGCTAACATCATACTATCTTCTTGCTAACAAACTGTTTATAATAGATAACAAAGATAGGTTGGAGGAAAACGATGAGTAAGATTATTTTTTTAGACGTCGATGGAACATTAGTGGATTATCATAATCGCGTGCCAGAGTCTGCTGTCAAAGCAATTCAACAAGCGCGTCAAAATGGACATTATGTCTTTGTTTGCACGGGACGTAGTCGTGCAGAAATGCAGCCTGAGCTATGGGAAATTGGTCTTGATGGCATGATTGGTGGCAATGGTTCTTATGTTGAACATAACGGTCAGGTGATCATGCACCAGTTGATTTCAAAAGAGGATGCCAAAGCTATTGTTGACTGGCTACACGAACGTGGGTTGGAATTTTACTTAGAATCAAATAATGGTCTTTTTGCTTCGGAAAATTTCAAAGAAGTTGCCCGCCCAGTAATGCGACAATATGCGCTTTCTAAAGGCAAAACTGCGGCAGAAGTTGAACATATGGAAGCAGAAGATGCTCTTCATGGCTTGATTTATGGCGGCGAATTGTATCGTGATGATTTGAATAAGGTCAGCTTTATTCTTAATTCTTACCAAGACCATTTGGATTCAGCCAAAGCTTTTCCAAGTTTAAAAGCTGGAACATGGGGTGGTCGTGGTGAAACGGCGTTATTTGGAGACCTCGGTGTTAAAGATATTACCAAAGCACACGCAATTGATGTTCTTTTGGAGCACTTGCAAGCTGATAAAAAGGATACCATTGCTTTTGGTGATGCTAAGGTTGATATTCCCATGCTAGAATATTGTGAAATTGGTGTCTCAATGGGAAATGGCGGTCCAGAAATTCTTGCTATGGCAGACATGGTAACCGATGACGTTGAGGAAGACGGACTTTATAATGCCTTTGAAAAATTGGGATTAATTTAAAACAAAGAAAACTGCTTGGCAGAGGCGTTGAGCAGTTTTTTGATATTTTATTGAGATTCTTAACATTGGTTCATATGATAGTACAAGGAATGCGTTTTATATCATTAGTTTTTGTTTGATTTTAACGATATAATATTATTGAAAAATCATTAGTGAGGAGATTTTTATGTTACACAAAAATTTAAAACCATTTCCAGAACATTTTTTGTGGGGAGCTTCAACGTCAGCTTATCAAGTTGAAGGAGCTGCTTTGGAGGACGGCAAAGGTCCGTCATGCCAAGACGTGAAAGAAATTCCTGCAGGAACAGCTGATTTGTCAGTTTCAGTTGACCATTATCATCATTACAAAGAAGATATTGCTCTAATGGCAGAAATGGGCTTCAAATCATATCGCTTCTCCATTTCTTGGACACGTGTTTTGCCGAATGGAACAGGCGAGGTTAATCCAAAAGGGATTGAATTCTACAATAATTTGATTGACGAATGTTTGAAATATGACATTGAACCAATCGTCACAATGTTCCACTTTGATATGCCAGCGGCGCTTGATGAACGTGGTTCTTGGTCAACACATGATTCTGTTGATTGGTTCGCTGAATATGCGCGTGTCTTGTTTGAAAACTTCGGTGACCGTGTTAAATATTGGCTAACAATCAATGAACAAAACATGCTAACATTGGTTGGTCCAGTTATCGGTACGCTTCATGTGCCAGAAGGAACAACTAATCTCACTAAAGAGATTTACCAACAAAATCATCACCAATTGGTTGCGCAAGCTAAAGCAATGCAACTTTGCCATGAAATGCTTCCTGATGCTAAAATTGGTCCAGCGCCAAATATCTCTTTGGTTTACCCAGCGTCATCAAAACCAGAAGATGTTATTGCTGCTCAAAACTTCAATGCGCTTCGTAATTGGCTTTATTTAGATGCTTATGTTTTCGGTGAATATAATAACCTAGCTTGGGCATATTTGGAAGAAAATGATGCTTTGCCAACGGTTACTGATGAGGACCGTGCTATCATGAAAGCAGCTAAACCTGATTTTATTGGCTTTAACTATTACAATACAGCGACTGTTGAAGCTTCTGACGGTAGTGAAGTCGCAGGCGCTAATGGCGACCAACAATCAAATCAAACTTTCCCAGGCTTTGCGAAGAGTGTTGACAATCCAAATCTTGTGAAAACAGAATTTGGTTGGGAAATTGACCCTGTTGGTTTCCGTGCAACTGTTCGCGAAATGTACAGCCGTTACCGTTTACCACTTTTAGTCACTGAAAATGGTCTCGGAGCCTATGATACTTTGACAGAAGACGGCAAAATTCACGATAACTACCGTATCGAATACCTTCGCCAACACATTGCACAAATCCAATTGGCTATTTCTGACGGTGTTGATATGCTTGGTTACAATCCATGGTCGGCAATCGACCTCATCTCAACACACGAAGGTATCCGTAAACGTTATGGCTTTATTTACGTCGACCGTACAGATGAAGAAGTAGGCAGCCTCAAACGCTACCGCAAAGATTCCTTCTTCTGGTACAAGAAAGTCATTGCCGCAAATGGACAAGATTTGTCAGATTGATAAATAAAACGTTAAAAGAACTGATTCAGATTAGAATTGGTTCTTTTTATTTTCTAACAGCCTTAATTCAGAAATAAAATACTATCTAGTCTTTATTTTTTATTAAAAATAAAAAACAATCATTTAAAAAGTATATTGTTTATGTTATATTAGTATATATTTTTAAAGAAAGTTGAAGGTAATTTTATTTTTATGAGTGAAGAATTAAGGAAAAAAGAACGTCAACGATTTACAATACGGAAAACAAAAGCTTGGGGAGCATGCTCAGTACTTTTAGGCTTGAGCATTCTTTTTGTATTGTCGCCAGTAAGTGTCAAAGCAGATGATGCAACAAACTCAGTTTTAGAAAATACCACAGTAGTGGAAGATCCGAATGAGACTTTGTCTGTAGATACAGATGATTCTAGCACTACACCAGAAAACAATAATGATGATAATTTTTCTGAAGCGCAGGAAGAGAGCTCTGTAGAAAATGACATTAAGTCGAAAAATCTTAATGCTTTATCACAATCTGCCCTATCATCTAATAGTTTGTCGAGTGATGCGAATGATGAAGTATCGACGGTTACAATTTCTTATACTATTAATTATGTTAATTCGGAAGATAACTCGATTGTATCAACAAAAACTGCTTCGGTTGATGTGGAATCTACTACTGATACTGAAGTAGCATCGACTACAGTTACAGAAAAATCTGAAGCGATTTCTGGATATAGTATTGCAAGTGGTACTTCAAATATTATTACAACAACCCTGACTGAAGGCGAGGAAAACGTCATAACATTTTACGTGATACCTTCGGAAAGTACAACGAAAGATGTGACAGGGGTGGAAACTGTTTATTCACGCGATACATCTGCAACAACGAATAATGATAGTACAGTAGCTAATGAAACAGGGGAATATTGGCCAAATACAAACGGTGAGATACTTTCTGAATATGCAAAAAGCATTACTACTAGTTTTGCCACAGCACAAGTTTATTCTGATGAGTATAGTGCAACGCCAACACTTGTAAATTACTCTGATTTACTACTTTATGTAAACGGTGAACA encodes:
- a CDS encoding sodium transporter, which produces MIDNMKNIKALLAHLPYRASFYDNNLKLIYSNNRSDGSFFPENESEKLSEWIWQSLHQSPEKSLHLQIPTDSFDVILTQTYQLILDTSGQSLGIITYIQDLKPLLSSYLKETGQAIVAWSDTTSGPSIGNDL
- a CDS encoding glycoside hydrolase family 1 protein — its product is MLHKNLKPFPEHFLWGASTSAYQVEGAALEDGKGPSCQDVKEIPAGTADLSVSVDHYHHYKEDIALMAEMGFKSYRFSISWTRVLPNGTGEVNPKGIEFYNNLIDECLKYDIEPIVTMFHFDMPAALDERGSWSTHDSVDWFAEYARVLFENFGDRVKYWLTINEQNMLTLVGPVIGTLHVPEGTTNLTKEIYQQNHHQLVAQAKAMQLCHEMLPDAKIGPAPNISLVYPASSKPEDVIAAQNFNALRNWLYLDAYVFGEYNNLAWAYLEENDALPTVTDEDRAIMKAAKPDFIGFNYYNTATVEASDGSEVAGANGDQQSNQTFPGFAKSVDNPNLVKTEFGWEIDPVGFRATVREMYSRYRLPLLVTENGLGAYDTLTEDGKIHDNYRIEYLRQHIAQIQLAISDGVDMLGYNPWSAIDLISTHEGIRKRYGFIYVDRTDEEVGSLKRYRKDSFFWYKKVIAANGQDLSD
- the pta gene encoding phosphate acetyltransferase produces the protein MGIRSLFGSLREKIIGKNLKIVFPEGNDERVLRAAARLKFEGLIEPIILGDAKEVRALLAKFGFADQNYVIINPAEYDQFDEMKEAFLEIRKGKVTPEDAERLLQDVNYFGVMLVKLGLADGMVSGAIHSTADTVRPALQIIKTKPGISRTSGVFLMNRETTEQRLVFADCAINIDPTAQELAEIAVNTADTAKIFDIEPKIAMLSFSTKGSAKAPQVEKVQTATKIAKETRPDILLDGELQFDAAFVPGTAAVKAPDSDIAGQANVFIFPDLQSGNIGYKIAQRLGMFEAIGPILQGLNKPVNDLSRGSSAEDIYKLAIITAAQAIDGNDN
- a CDS encoding Cof-type HAD-IIB family hydrolase, with protein sequence MSKIIFLDVDGTLVDYHNRVPESAVKAIQQARQNGHYVFVCTGRSRAEMQPELWEIGLDGMIGGNGSYVEHNGQVIMHQLISKEDAKAIVDWLHERGLEFYLESNNGLFASENFKEVARPVMRQYALSKGKTAAEVEHMEAEDALHGLIYGGELYRDDLNKVSFILNSYQDHLDSAKAFPSLKAGTWGGRGETALFGDLGVKDITKAHAIDVLLEHLQADKKDTIAFGDAKVDIPMLEYCEIGVSMGNGGPEILAMADMVTDDVEEDGLYNAFEKLGLI
- a CDS encoding SDR family oxidoreductase; translation: MSKIALVTGASAGFGKAIAEKLVSDGYRVIASARRLEKLQSLQAALGEQNVYPLQMDVSQTQAIDEALASLPKEWREIDILVNNAGLALGLDKAYEADFSDWLTMINTNIIGLTYLTRQILPDMVKRNTGMIINLGSTAGTVPYPGANVYGASKAFVKQFSLNLRADLAGTKIRVTNIEPGLCEGTEFSNVRFKGDNERAEKLYDGAHAIKTEDIANTVSWVASQPSHVNINRIEIMPVSQSFGPQPVYRD